In Pempheris klunzingeri isolate RE-2024b chromosome 5, fPemKlu1.hap1, whole genome shotgun sequence, the DNA window tgattaaaacaaatgaagacgacgacgatgatgatgatgatgactctCTTCCTAAGGTAGTGCCTCATCTCACTCTCctgtttaaaaacattaaagaagtATATTTGCATAAAAGAGTCACAAGCGGGAAAGTTCAACTCTGCATCAGGAGTGCAGAAGTATCCTGTAACTAAACTCTCCTGTAAGTGATTAACTTGAGGTTAAAAAGGACGTGTTGTGTTCGTTACAGCTACCCGTTCAGCAGTTGTACAGCCTGTTGAGCCTGATGATGTCCTTCGCGCTCATCTCAGTGGCCCTGCCAAACTCAACAGTGGGGTCAGGGATCGCCACCAACGTGGGCTGGTTGTTCTTAGAGAAGGCATACCTGAGCGAACAGGTaacagcaaaacatttaatgatttaattttatttattgttattacttaattcatttaattaagtttctttttatttgtaaggACGAAATATGTACTTGGCTTCCAGTATGAGTTACTGATCATTTTAACTACCTTATAAAGATCCTAAAACTCAGCCCTCCCTGCCTGACCAGTCAGTTATGCTCTCATTGGGAGCACAGCCCAACAAAATGCTTAGTTTCAGTCTAAGATTAAAAAATTTGTCACCATATTTCTACCgtttacctcacagaactccCGATGAACACAAAAAGTTGTCACCATGATAACCGTACCGTCTGGCCGTAcacctctgtgtggtgctttgcTGTCGTAACAGAGTTTTTCGTTTCTGTTTCACTTACTTGCTGTAATGCATGACAGAGCCGTAGTCGTAGGTGGTTCCTTGGTTCAGAGTATTGACTGTGTCAAAGTTATGCTCCATTCCTAAAGatatgaagaaagaaaacagaatcgTTATGACATCCATCTTCATTATTTACGTATTAAGTGGCACCTCTGGCTCAGATACTGCCCATCTACACTTGTGGTCACGTTTATtgttgttaaaggaatagtttgacattttgagattCATGCTTACTTTTACAGAAGTTTGTGTGCCAACTTATTTCTTGGCTAGGAGCAGTGACAGCCTTCAAACTGTTCTTTGAAGTGAGATATAAAGTATaagttagtgagctttagaggggTTGGTAGGTGGACTTTGTTACCTTCGCACAAGcctaggctagctgtttccccttgtttacagtctttgtgctaagctacgctaacagACTGATGGCTTTAGTTTCACATTTAAAGGACGGATATGAGAGAGGTATCAATCTCTCAACTGACTCAGCAAGAAACAAATTTCCCCTAAAATGTAGAACTACTCCTTTAATGAGCTATTGTGCACACTTGTATCTCTTGAAGGTGACGTCATCCTACAACGTCAAAACATGGACAGGAAATAGTAGCTGCAAACGGACGAACCCGGGGTGACGTTCTCCAGCAGGACTCGGATGTACTGGTCGCGGTCAGAGCGTTTCTGCTCATGGTGGAAGCCCAGAGCGTGGAGCACCTCATGCTGGACAGTGTCGTGGTAAACACAGCCTGAACGCTGCAGGGACAAATCCTGCCCGTTGCCACGACGACCAATGTAGGAATAGCACCTGTAACAGTTCAGGACAGATCTCAGGCTAGTCATCGACAGCAGGCTCATCGGGTTACttctttattttgtgtattagaaaacaggaaaacacctaAAGAGGAGttttttcaaaaaacacaacCCACCCATTAAGGGACTGGATGTTCAGGTAGTCTCTCTGGTCGCTGCGTCTCACAAAGCGCAAACAAGAGACATCGTGGAAGGATTGTAGGCCACGCTCAATGATTGACACCTCACGAGAggctgaaaaaatgaaaaaccacTGATGCTACCGATCATAATAAGTGTATAATATCTCTTTTATATGGAACATTTGACAAAAGCATTAAATCTTTTGTGCCACGAGTAAGCCTTAACGTCaaatttaaagatttaattgattgacactttattctttaatcatatatcatatcatgAGCAAAGACTAGAATAACAgaataacataaataataataataaatgtttgtatgtttttctgatGTTGTTAATGATTTTTCACACTGTTCAATTAGGCCTgtcatttcactttttcatttatctttaaaaaagcaCAGACTGGACCTTTAAGAGCTAAGCCACAGTGTGAACCACTCACAGTACACGCTGGAAATGACGTAGGCTATGTAGACCTTCCCGTTGCCAGACCTGGGCCACATGCAGCCATAAGACGTGCAGGGGTCAGCGTTTCTCTCAGCCTCCGAATCGTAAGCAACGTCGTCCTCCACGTACGGCTCATCAGGAGAACGAACTGCAGCATACGAGAGGATCAATACCAGGAACAATTACGCTGATTCATTCATCTCCCATCAATAAAATGTGGTCCATGGTTTGTGCTGGTCACAGGAACTCTGAGGTCAGCTTAGTGTCTATTTACAAGGTGGGTGCAAAGTGCCAGATGTCTGCTGTTCATCTATTTACACCTGCTCAGGTCGTGGACTCTGAATGGTTTAGTTACAGGAGACAATGATCAGAGTCCTGTGAGGGACCAGCTGTCATAATATATCAATTTATCTATAAACTCAACTGACTATATTTCAGTTTACTTCTACAGTTTTCAGTCatggtttggttaggtttaagcaCCAAAATTATTTGGATAGTTTAGGTTAAAATAGCCACATTAGCTATTCACACCTCAGTACAAATAGTATTATTGGCTACtgatgatgaataataatatataacatccACAACAGTATTTTTTCAGACTCAATAAAACTTTTAAACTAACTCATATTAGATGAATACGTAACTAAAGGATTCAGTAACTCAGTATCCAGAATTAAAGCttcatgctgaaaaaaaataatgaaaatttgGTCGAACATAACAAACATACCTGAATTATTGAAGTCACtgaacattaaatattaaatagaattaatatataatatatatataaatatataaatattaattaaatatCAGATATTCAATATCTGCATATTAAACATTGTAAACAGTAATTTTTTTCCTGGTATTTTGGAATTTAAAGAGGGGGAACTAAAAGTTGAGCTAAACTTAGTAATAAAAATCCTTACCAACGTCCCTGTTGGCTCTTTCGATCCGCTCTGAAGCAGTCAAAGCCTTGACGACCTGCAGGAAGTTGATTGATTGAAGTTTTAGCTTATTAAATGGTTACTGAGCTAAATGAtactttaaaatgacataaGTGTGTTTAAGCACTGATACAATATGGTGCATTTCATTATTAGACAATAACACCCAGGATATTCAATGTAGATCAAAAAACAGAAGACTTACAGAATCAGATTTGCAGAGAtcaagaaaaaagggagaaataaacacaaatttaGAAGCTAAGCAAATTAATTCAAGTTCTGTACTTCAGTACAATTTTAAGGTATTAGTACTTTTCAGTTTTGTGCTTTCTGCACTTTTACATTTGACACTTTTacatcaataaaaacactttcataTACTAATACATTTGGAGCAAaactcacctcctcctcagcccAAGCTGAGAAAGCCACCAGGACCACAAGGCCCAGAATGCACTTCACCTTCATGTCAACAAATAACCTACAGCAAGACACAAAACAAtcaacagaacagaaaacaactaACCAACGACttcattttcctttaattaCATGTGATTTATGTCACCTTGgtttgtcaaaaaaagaaaacagcatttaGAGCAGCGATGATGAGAATGTGTAAATGATACTTACTGCCGTCCCTGAGGGGGAGAAACACAGTGAGCGAGTGCTGCAACATCACATTATAAAGCACCGATTGCACCGGAACACTGTCCATTTAAGGATAATTATGTCAATGAGGGAAGAAATGCTGTGGAAACAGAATTTAGCGCCTGATAAGAATATTTCACCTTGATGCCACATTGCATATTCCCACAATAAGAGGCTTTTAAAACTTGTTTGATTTGGACCAGACACTCAACACAGAGCATCTTTCACACTTGACCAGTAAAAGTAGTAGAATATAATCATAAAACTCTATAATACACAATTTACACACTCTTTACAAGATCAGacgtatttttttaaatctagttTGCAGATTTTATTGATGTGAACGCTACTTGACCATTGAGTGGATTCACTGGTCACATACATTTCCTGCTAATCTAAATTTAAAAGGCTAACTAATGAACTTGTCTACATATTTCATCTGTTGCTCCCCTATGTTTatctgtgtttatctgtgatGTTTCTATTAAGGAAACTaacacatgaatacatttacTGGCAGGTTATAACTGCAGGTTAACAATACAGTTTTATACATATCATGAGTTCTGGTTATTAAAAATTTGGTGCAGATACTGAGGAAGCTGAGGGACGAAGACACATAACAGTTACAGTCCAGTGAAATATCAGAGGCTGTTTACAGTCCTGACAGAGATCAGATCACTCCTGTCGGCTCAGATGTCCGTCCAGGGTCATATTCAGACTTGTCAGGCACGCCAGTGCTGACTAGCTTGGAAATCAATCATGGCCACATCTGAGTTATAATCGCCTTTTTTAATGCTGAAGAGTGTTCCTGGCTGAAGAAGTCGACAAGTCGACAAGCAGCAAACATTTACCCAGCTGAGACAGCAAATCCCTATTATTATGACTGCGTCTCCTCAGTAAAACACAGAATCAGCCCCTAAATCTTCACATAAAATGAATGTTAATTTGAAGAACAACATGTTCCTGTTATATTTAACTAAACAAAAGCtgctttcattgtttttggCAGTAATTTAAGATAACCGCCGCTTCACCACGCTGACTCTTTGCTACAGTGCTGGAAGTATAAAGATTGCAAATTTGATGAAAGAAGTTTCTTCACACTTAGATCTACGCAGTAAATCACTTTAATAGCTAAGCATTCGGTCAGTCAGTCCTTCATCAGAGCAGACATGAAACAACAATGGACAGGCAGGTAGAAATAACCGATCCCATTGCAATCATTGGCAACATGTAGAACACCTGTGTGTATCCTGATGGTGGAGGCTACACCTCTTGGGAATTGTAGTTTGAGTACTAGATTTGGTACTGTAGCATACAAATGGGGGCTATATCTGTTTTTGGCAGCAAAAAGACATTATGCTAGTGCAGACAAATGCCTTACActtcacaacaacagacagaaagCTGCAGTTGCTGCTCGATGGGGACAGTGAGACTGAACTGTAACACTGAATGTTCcctaaaatgtaaacaatgaGCTTCAAGGCGCCGATCGGTGATGCAGCATTGGGTGATCgttcacattacacacaatcATCTGATTTTCTGTGTAAAACTTCTTCCTttttcatcacacacatactTCAGTGGTGAACTCTGGAACCAGGAGCAAGCAAAGATAACAAACAAGGGTCCACTGAGGGTGTTTGAAGGTTTATTGTCAGTTTAATGTCTCAGGAGTGAGAACGTTCCATGTTTGAATTGGCCCCATGCAGTCACAACAcctgttggaaaataaaaacatgttaaaggctaaaaaaaacacctgaacatTTTCTTATGGGTCTTTATACAAGGAAAACTAATATATCCAGAcctaatgtgtgttttcttactgtttttatcatttattcaatTAGAAGAATGTACCAGATCATTTCCAAGAAAGGAAAATAACAGCTCCGTTAGAGGAGTTTTGTAAATAAAGTGACTTCACATTCACTGAGAAAACTTGCGCTGTAATAGCCAAGTTTTTATACAATGAGAGCTTGTCGATAGAGTTTGAATAGTGTTACCTGTAACTTTGCACTTTGCTGTTTAACATTTGTACAGCCTGTTCagtctgatgatgtcattacTGCTCATCTGGGTGGCCGTGCCGAATTCAACATTGGCGTTGGGGATGGGCTCCATGGTGGGCTTATTGTTCCCGGAGAAGGCATACCTGGGATTAGAAGTACAGAGTACAGACAGACGTTGAACTATTTTTGGTTTGTATAGAAATGTAGGAATTATTGGTATTCAAATGTTTAAAGGCTTCACTCAagttacaaaaacaaagaaataaagcagcGCAACATTTATCTTAAGTTTCTTGCTCATTTGTTGAGTGTGAATATTAATAATGAAGTCAGAGTTTTGTTatcatgtgtgtgagtgagaaaaaTTAGGGACTTCACGAAGATTatatttgctcttttttcttttttcatccctTCACTTttgacatttactttttttttttttaaagaaaaggtaAAGAGTTACCTTCCCAAAATGGCCTTTGTGTTGATTActgactgtgtgctgtttggAAACTGTCTGGAAGAAAGGTCTCCAGCATCATGTGACTGATCTGACATCAGATCAGACATCTGATCTCATCCAGCAACATCTGATCTGATTCAtccacatttcattttactAAGTGATATCTGAGCGGAAAACATGGACAGAAAACCTTGTAATGCTCAAATCCATCAGCAGCGACAGAACCGTTtattctgcagttttttttcattattcagaaGAAGGAGGGTTACGAAAGGACGAGGGGGTGTTCAAAGAAAACGCTGACAACTTTCAGGAGGGTGTAACATTCAGTCCCCGTCACCAACCTGATTGTTCCTGCAGTCCATTAGTAAAAAATGAGGTTACACATTATATAAACAATTGGTGAATCAGTGCATGTTTGTCTGAATAAAGAGACGTCAGATGAACGTCCTCGTCAACCTGTGGTACTGCATGACAGAGTTGTAGTCGTAGGGGGTGTCCAGGTTCAGAGTGTTGATCTTGTCAAAGGCGTATTCCCAacctgagagggaaaaaatcaCAACAAGGGtcagaaacacaagcacaaaccaTCAGCGTTTCAGTCTTGAAATAATCAAGAACAGAAAAAGGTTAAAGGACTAAATATTTCACAAAGTTATATATAGGAATCATGACAgatattatttgaaataaatcaaatatcagCCAACCCACTGTAAAAAATGACTTATTATATGATCAAGATTTGGGATATTTGATAACTGAGGTGAAATGTATATCACATCTGTATCAGTGTAAACATACAAACTTCATTAAACTTAAttaactgaaaacagaaaagaacagaacagaaaatgacATACTAATTAGAAATAatcaatttatcatttattttagttataTTTCAagctaaaatgctaaatatttgtTGCTTCCAGCTTGTTAGATGTTAGATGTCAGGAGttaatgcttttctttgtcacatatggtaataaactgaatatctttggcttTCTGACTGTCAATCACTTTCAACAAGCAGCTTAAATTCATCACCTCTAGCTGACATTTCACAGCCAAAACCAGTATTCAGTGAATCCGAgcaaataatcagcagatgaattaATAACTGAACAAACATTTGTTGCAGCCACAGATTCATGtaacatttatgtgtgtgtgtgtgtgtgtgtgtgtgtgtgtgtgtgtgtgtgtgtgtgtgtgtgtgtgtgtgtgtggaggccaGAGTACGGACCGGACTGGATGTTCTCCCACAGGATCCGGATGTGCCGGTCCCTGTCGGAGCGGCACTGCTCGTGGTTGAAGCCGAGGGCGTGGAGCAGCTCGTGCTGGACGGTGCTGTGGTAGATGCAGCCCTGACGGTCCAGAGACAACGTCTGGGAATAACCACGGCGGCCGACGTAGGAGTAACAGCTGCGTTCATACAGTTAGATAAGAAATGTTAAAGAGGAATAGTGGACTGCTGAGTGACTTCTAAGATTTAAGGGACTGTAAGACTCAGCTTCATTTGCAACCTTTTGGTTTGGAACAGTTAAAGTTTCCCTCTTGGCTTCATTTTAGGCAACAAGAATGTAAGTAGGGCTCATGATATTCATCTGatgagtgaaaataaaatgaaggatAGACAGATATAAACTACCTTTCTGTCTGTATGGAACGTGTGATACgcataaataaaatgatgtgaaaatatTTGAAGTGGGAGCTGTGCTTACTGTGCTCTTCTGAGGATGACAATAACTGCATTTGTGATGTACAGCATAATGTGTGACAAaattaattttgtctttttcaacagattttgtttcattttcaggccCAAAATGCAACTAAAGACTAATAAAAACCTACAGAGGTTTAAAAAAgatcttaacacacacaaataacacacagaACGACTAGGATATTTCTACATTCACATAACATTTGAGTTAACAAGCTGCAGgtagtttacacacacacacacacacacacacacacacacagtgtgttacCCATTGTCGGACTGGATGCTCAGGTAGTCTCTCTGGTTGGTGCGCTGGACGAAGCGAATGCAGGAGACGTCGTGGAAGGCCAGCAGGCCACGCTCGATGATGGAGCGCTCACGAGAAgctgaggagacacacaggTAAGAGAACAGGAACAATGTCACCTGACTTCCTTTTTCCTCTAATCATAGTGGCCACAGCCAGCAGAGgtgacacactaacacactaacaatATATTAGACAGCATGAGAACAGCGTGTCCTACTACTTCTGGTACATTTGCAGTATCCAACATGATTTTTTTGGCTATTCTGACCCACAGTCTTCATCACAGCAGAAGGTCTCATCGAACGTTTTGGGCTGAATCTCACAGGTAGGACAGGTCTCTATTCTCACTCAGATCGACTGGCCAATACAGACGTGTCTTCTTTTGGTTTGGCAAACAACAATTTTGGTTttgcatgaatacatttttaatcaaaaatgtattttgcttgCCATAAAGCATTTTTTGATCAATAGATGTCGATAGTTTTGCTCTCGGATCTCTCTCTCATAGGCCCAGACAGATGACTGGACATGAATGTTTCTAAGATAACAATGGGCCAGAAAGGTACTAAGACCTCTCAAATATTtgggaaaataaaaactacttGTCAGTCAGTTACTCACAGAAATGTGGGGCGATGATATAGGGCACGTAGACCTTTCCATCGCTGGACTTGCCCCACATGCAGCTGTAGGAGGTGCACGGATCAGCGTTcctctcattttcattgtcaTAGGCGATGTCGTCTATGACCAAGGGCTCTTTGTCCGTGTGCACTGTAGGAGGAGGACATGAAAGCTTCAatctgtcatttgttttgactcttaaaagtaaaaaaaaaaaatgcattcatgtATCACATAAGCTAATGGATTGATGCAGACAAAGTGATCTCTATGATTTTACTCTCACAGTCTGACTCTTTGACAGGCTGAACATATTTTACAGGTGGTGCTGCAGGATTCATCAGCCTGGGAGCATGAACGTACTCCTCAAATTACATGGAAATCTGCCCATTGAATTGTGACATATTGTTAGTGTTGAAGGTGACATTTTGGCCTGAAGGTGGTGCTGGAAGGAAGTAAAGGAGTAATAAGGGTCCGGCTTTTTCCTGGAGCGCAAACATCCACAGCGATTCTGATTCTGTATTAGATTCACTAGAACACTAATTCATGAGGATTTGgtgcttttcctttttattccgtttatatttacatttaaatttaattcattttcacatgatgacatttttcactatgtttcttatttttttat includes these proteins:
- the LOC139201148 gene encoding high choriolytic enzyme 1-like — its product is MKVKCILGLVVLVAFSAWAEEEVVKALTASERIERANRDVVRSPDEPYVEDDVAYDSEAERNADPCTSYGCMWPRSGNGKVYIAYVISSVYSSREVSIIERGLQSFHDVSCLRFVRRSDQRDYLNIQSLNGCYSYIGRRGNGQDLSLQRSGCVYHDTVQHEVLHALGFHHEQKRSDRDQYIRVLLENVTPGMEHNFDTVNTLNQGTTYDYGSVMHYSKYAFSKNNQPTLVAIPDPTVEFGRATEMSAKDIIRLNRLYNC
- the LOC139201149 gene encoding high choriolytic enzyme 1-like, which codes for MAFFKGALSLLILLVVSDCSWAEEKDLSVSELLWRANKDVVHTDKEPLVIDDIAYDNENERNADPCTSYSCMWGKSSDGKVYVPYIIAPHFSSRERSIIERGLLAFHDVSCIRFVQRTNQRDYLSIQSDNGCYSYVGRRGYSQTLSLDRQGCIYHSTVQHELLHALGFNHEQCRSDRDRHIRILWENIQSGWEYAFDKINTLNLDTPYDYNSVMQYHRYAFSGNNKPTMEPIPNANVEFGTATQMSSNDIIRLNRLYKC